One region of Oceanipulchritudo coccoides genomic DNA includes:
- a CDS encoding hybrid sensor histidine kinase/response regulator yields the protein MTNKAEQESLLIVDDTPANIDLLVDLLSSNYRTRVATSGEKALSLCAQEAPDLILLDIMMPGMDGYEVCRKLKEVEETKNIPIIFVTAKGEIQDETKGLALGAVDYISKPITPAVVLARVETHLKVNRQRLKIEAAYNQLRELEALRDNLVHMVVHDMRGPLALMSGHLEILKMNGNLGDRENGHVDSITKSCMGLIEMVSSLLDVSRFDNDEMPLDMADQDIVLLAEETVVPYQTLKYGPSVVFESTLETLPVNCDQSIIERVIANLIGNAVKFTPPDGTVRLELEKADHEVKVSVSDTGSGISPEFHEKIFERFGQVEMQNKKQKYSTGLGLTFCKLAVEAHGGTIGVESEVGNGSTFWFRLPIR from the coding sequence ATGACCAACAAGGCAGAACAAGAAAGTCTACTCATCGTTGACGATACACCGGCCAATATCGATTTACTGGTCGACCTGTTGTCGTCAAATTACCGCACGAGGGTAGCCACGAGCGGAGAGAAAGCCCTTTCGCTTTGTGCCCAAGAGGCGCCTGATCTCATTCTGCTTGATATCATGATGCCGGGGATGGACGGATATGAAGTCTGTCGGAAGTTGAAGGAAGTGGAGGAAACAAAAAATATCCCCATAATTTTTGTCACGGCAAAAGGGGAAATCCAGGATGAAACAAAAGGCCTCGCGCTGGGTGCGGTCGATTACATTTCCAAACCAATAACCCCGGCGGTTGTCCTGGCACGGGTAGAGACGCATCTGAAAGTCAACAGACAGCGCCTGAAGATTGAAGCGGCCTATAACCAGCTTCGCGAACTGGAAGCCCTGAGGGACAACTTGGTGCACATGGTGGTTCATGACATGCGTGGCCCATTGGCTCTTATGAGCGGTCATCTGGAGATCCTGAAAATGAACGGAAACCTTGGCGACAGGGAAAACGGACATGTGGATTCGATCACAAAATCCTGCATGGGGTTGATTGAGATGGTGAGTTCCTTATTGGATGTCAGCCGTTTTGATAATGATGAAATGCCGTTGGATATGGCGGACCAGGATATTGTCCTCTTAGCAGAAGAGACCGTCGTTCCTTACCAGACACTGAAATACGGTCCAAGTGTCGTCTTTGAATCCACTTTAGAGACGTTGCCCGTGAACTGCGACCAAAGCATTATTGAAAGGGTGATTGCCAACCTGATTGGCAACGCTGTCAAATTCACTCCTCCCGACGGGACGGTTCGTCTCGAACTGGAGAAGGCGGATCATGAGGTGAAAGTCTCTGTTTCGGACACAGGATCGGGAATCTCACCGGAATTTCATGAGAAGATCTTTGAAAGGTTCGGACAGGTAGAGATGCAGAACAAGAAACAGAAATACTCCACCGGCCTTGGACTGACATTCTGCAAGTTGGCCGTTGAAGCCCATGGTGGAACAATCGGGGTCGAGAGCGAGGTCGGCAACGGAAGTACATTCTGGTTCCGTCTGCCCATCCGCTGA
- a CDS encoding nucleotidyltransferase has translation MDFISVVERVIQRLDKEGVRYALIGGFAMGLRGVQRATVDLDFILMLDDLSTADQIFTQSGYKRTFHSENVSHYESSDLDLGRIDILHAFRGPSLSMLKRADRVSLSSELSLPVVQVEDLIGLKIQAATNDPSRASSDWLDIRLLIENAGQNKQSIDWDLIGDYLDLFGKTDKLEELRKLYGSLN, from the coding sequence ATGGATTTTATTTCTGTGGTTGAGAGAGTCATCCAGCGATTGGACAAAGAAGGCGTACGGTATGCTCTGATCGGTGGATTTGCCATGGGATTAAGGGGAGTACAGCGAGCTACCGTGGATCTGGATTTCATACTCATGCTGGACGATCTGAGTACAGCTGATCAGATATTCACCCAATCCGGTTATAAAAGGACTTTCCACAGTGAGAACGTTTCACACTACGAATCATCGGACCTGGATTTGGGACGAATCGACATTTTGCATGCTTTTCGTGGTCCATCGCTCAGTATGCTGAAACGGGCCGATAGAGTTTCCCTTAGCAGTGAATTGAGTTTACCTGTCGTACAAGTTGAGGATTTGATCGGATTAAAAATCCAGGCTGCTACTAATGATCCTTCCAGAGCCTCTTCAGATTGGCTGGATATTCGTCTGCTGATTGAAAACGCCGGCCAGAACAAGCAGTCAATCGACTGGGACTTGATCGGGGATTACCTTGATTTGTTCGGTAAAACGGACAAATTGGAGGAATTAAGGAAGTTGTATGGCTCGCTTAACTGA
- a CDS encoding SGNH/GDSL hydrolase family protein translates to MSSPEQFPNYLHLGDSYTCAEGISPADGWPQAWRARLEGQGRQLGRTHVLAQNGWTCGELLENLNNASLEPEWDWITICVGVNNQYRGLEEASFGSELLELVKQANCLLSNPPGGIILLSIPDWGVSPFAADRDRIAIAAEIDAFNAVIRKVSIQTVYPFVNWTGLTRSFAGQPDAFAPDGLHPSAKQYSAWAAFLEQSKLGY, encoded by the coding sequence ATGTCGTCACCTGAGCAGTTCCCCAATTACCTCCATCTGGGGGATTCCTACACCTGCGCTGAAGGGATTTCACCGGCCGATGGATGGCCTCAGGCATGGCGCGCAAGACTGGAGGGGCAGGGGAGGCAATTGGGCAGGACCCATGTTCTCGCCCAAAACGGTTGGACCTGTGGCGAATTGCTGGAAAATCTCAACAATGCGTCACTTGAGCCCGAGTGGGATTGGATCACCATCTGCGTTGGCGTGAATAATCAGTACCGGGGCCTGGAAGAAGCCTCTTTTGGTTCCGAGCTGTTGGAATTGGTTAAGCAGGCCAACTGTCTCCTGAGCAACCCGCCTGGTGGAATCATCCTTTTATCGATTCCCGATTGGGGCGTCTCGCCCTTTGCTGCCGATCGTGACCGCATTGCCATCGCAGCTGAGATTGACGCTTTCAATGCGGTGATCAGGAAAGTCTCGATCCAGACCGTTTATCCCTTTGTCAATTGGACCGGCCTGACCCGTAGCTTTGCCGGCCAGCCAGATGCCTTTGCCCCGGACGGCTTGCACCCCTCCGCGAAGCAGTATTCGGCATGGGCGGCCTTCTTGGAGCAATCCAAATTGGGGTATTGA
- the kynU gene encoding kynureninase has protein sequence MCKQSERARALDASDPLGVYRSSFSGLSADLIYLDGNSLGPLPAQTKKVMERAVGTEWGEDKIKSWNKGWFDLPLRLGDLLGPLIGAGTGQVVFADSVTVNLFKLASAALARQEGRLKILTDDLNFPSDYYAIEGLINGLKQGHKLVRVASPDGMSLPSEELAAAIDSDTALVTISHVVFKSGYLYDLEAIVEAAHKAGALVLADLSHSAGSVPIELDRWGVDMAIGCSYKYLNGGPGAPAYLYVRESLQEELLPLLSGWFGAQEPFSFSPHYLAASGIQRFLVGTPPILSMRAVEPGIQLLLDAGMQSVREKSIQQTEFLIELYDQILVPLGFALGSPRDPARRGSHVSLRHPEAFRINKAMISPIEGRPVVIPDFRTPDNLRLGVAPLYQTFEELARAVERIREIVVDQEFTRFEEGLDVVT, from the coding sequence ATGTGCAAACAATCGGAGCGGGCACGGGCGCTGGATGCCTCTGATCCACTTGGTGTGTACCGAAGCAGCTTTAGCGGGTTGAGTGCGGATTTGATCTATCTGGACGGGAATTCCCTCGGTCCGCTACCCGCTCAAACAAAGAAAGTGATGGAGAGGGCTGTTGGCACGGAGTGGGGAGAGGACAAGATCAAGTCATGGAACAAGGGATGGTTTGATCTGCCGCTTCGATTGGGTGATCTTCTCGGGCCCCTGATCGGTGCGGGGACCGGGCAGGTGGTTTTTGCTGATTCAGTCACCGTCAACTTGTTCAAGCTGGCATCGGCTGCCTTGGCGCGTCAGGAGGGCAGGCTAAAAATCCTCACTGACGACCTGAATTTTCCTTCGGATTATTACGCAATTGAGGGGCTGATCAACGGACTCAAGCAAGGGCACAAATTGGTGCGTGTCGCATCCCCGGACGGGATGTCCCTGCCATCGGAAGAGCTGGCAGCGGCAATTGATTCAGACACGGCCTTGGTGACGATCAGCCATGTTGTATTCAAATCTGGATACCTGTATGACCTTGAGGCAATCGTCGAGGCCGCGCATAAGGCGGGTGCGCTTGTCCTGGCCGACTTGAGCCATTCGGCAGGCTCGGTACCCATCGAGCTGGACCGCTGGGGAGTCGACATGGCCATCGGGTGTTCATACAAATATCTCAATGGTGGACCCGGTGCGCCGGCATACCTGTATGTGCGTGAGTCATTGCAGGAGGAACTGTTGCCCCTTCTTTCAGGTTGGTTTGGCGCGCAGGAACCGTTCAGCTTTTCCCCTCACTATTTGGCAGCGTCCGGGATCCAGCGCTTTCTTGTCGGCACGCCTCCGATCCTCTCAATGCGGGCTGTTGAGCCCGGTATTCAGCTGCTTCTTGACGCGGGCATGCAATCTGTCCGGGAGAAGAGCATCCAGCAAACCGAGTTTCTGATCGAACTTTACGACCAAATTCTTGTGCCGCTTGGATTTGCCCTTGGCAGCCCGCGTGATCCGGCCCGGCGGGGCTCCCATGTTTCCCTGCGTCATCCGGAAGCCTTCCGTATCAACAAGGCCATGATTTCTCCAATAGAAGGAAGGCCGGTTGTTATTCCGGACTTCCGGACCCCGGACAATTTACGCTTGGGAGTCGCCCCATTGTACCAGACCTTTGAAGAGCTGGCCCGCGCGGTTGAGCGCATCCGCGAGATTGTAGTTGATCAGGAATTTACCCGCTTTGAGGAAGGCTTGGATGTCGTCACCTGA